The following are encoded in a window of Rubellicoccus peritrichatus genomic DNA:
- a CDS encoding dienelactone hydrolase family protein has translation MKTILVSFALIASTAFLRADLTVRESAYQHDGKTYRSAIVVPQTAKPLPGIFMVPNWMGMTDGSLEKAKMVAEMGYVVYMADVYGENLRPKNPSEAGKAAGSLRGDRPAMRAVGAAALKDFNDAITRQDLPVAKNQMGAIGFCFGGGMILEMARAGADIDALVSFHGDLVSPTLKDSSKIKGKVLVLNGADDPYVPPADVEQFMEVMKKTDVDWQLVEFGGAVHSFTNPEAKTPGKSIYDPRTSARAFAYMRLLFDETFGKQ, from the coding sequence ATGAAAACGATACTGGTTTCCTTTGCTCTTATTGCATCTACAGCTTTCCTTCGTGCAGATCTTACGGTTCGTGAATCTGCTTACCAACATGATGGTAAGACATATCGTTCGGCCATCGTAGTGCCACAGACTGCCAAGCCATTGCCTGGTATCTTTATGGTCCCCAACTGGATGGGGATGACGGATGGTTCGCTGGAAAAAGCAAAGATGGTTGCGGAGATGGGTTACGTGGTTTACATGGCCGACGTCTATGGTGAAAACCTCCGTCCCAAGAATCCGTCTGAAGCGGGTAAGGCAGCTGGTTCCCTTCGTGGTGATCGGCCTGCCATGCGTGCGGTTGGGGCAGCCGCGTTAAAAGACTTTAATGATGCCATCACAAGGCAGGATTTACCTGTGGCAAAAAACCAGATGGGTGCGATTGGTTTTTGTTTTGGTGGTGGTATGATTTTGGAAATGGCGCGTGCTGGTGCGGACATAGACGCCCTGGTTTCTTTTCATGGTGATCTTGTTTCTCCGACACTCAAAGACAGTTCCAAGATCAAAGGGAAGGTGCTTGTTCTTAATGGCGCCGACGATCCCTATGTCCCACCAGCGGATGTAGAGCAGTTCATGGAAGTGATGAAGAAAACGGATGTTGATTGGCAGCTTGTTGAGTTTGGTGGGGCTGTGCATTCCTTCACCAATCCGGAGGCGAAGACGCCAGGTAAATCCATTTATGACCCAAGGACTTCTGCCCGTGCTTTCGCTTACATGCGTCTGCTCTTTGATGAGACTTTTGGGAAGCAATAA
- a CDS encoding dihydroorotate dehydrogenase-like protein produces MNLKTNYLGLELPHPFIIGASPLGSTLDRVRRAEDAGAAAITVHSLFEEQIQHHENGLHVHVHTYEESFSEARTYFPQTVVGDHYGPEEYLEHLRNAKEAVDIPIIGSLNGTHLGSWTQYATLFSEIGVDAMELNLYYQPNTDEETATEIEKRFTTIVSHVRSAVEIPIAVKLSPFFSSLPNFVRQLEKAGANGVVLFNRFYQPDIDLDELETKPTLKLSDSNELLLRLRWLAILFGRYDWLSLACTGGVHTRDDALKAIMAGADCIQLVSVLLQHGVERIRPLLEGITDWMEENEYESLEQMKGSMSYHNSPNPEAIERANYLQILKSWEPNGKVVIDT; encoded by the coding sequence ATGAATCTTAAAACAAATTACCTGGGGCTCGAACTCCCTCACCCTTTCATCATTGGAGCATCGCCGTTGGGTTCGACCCTTGACCGGGTCCGGCGTGCTGAAGACGCAGGGGCAGCAGCAATTACAGTCCACTCCCTTTTTGAAGAACAAATCCAACACCACGAAAATGGCCTCCACGTCCACGTTCATACTTACGAGGAAAGCTTCAGCGAAGCACGGACTTATTTTCCCCAAACAGTGGTCGGCGACCACTATGGACCAGAAGAATACCTGGAGCACTTGCGCAATGCGAAGGAAGCCGTGGATATTCCCATTATCGGCTCGCTTAACGGCACACATCTGGGCAGCTGGACCCAGTATGCAACGCTGTTCAGTGAAATCGGAGTGGATGCGATGGAATTGAACCTGTACTATCAACCTAATACAGATGAGGAAACAGCCACAGAAATTGAAAAGCGATTCACCACAATCGTAAGCCATGTCCGCAGCGCAGTAGAGATTCCGATTGCGGTGAAGCTCTCTCCTTTCTTTTCATCGCTGCCCAACTTCGTTCGACAACTGGAGAAGGCCGGAGCCAATGGAGTTGTCCTTTTCAATCGTTTCTATCAACCAGACATCGACCTCGATGAACTAGAAACAAAACCGACCTTGAAACTCTCTGATTCTAACGAATTACTTCTGCGTTTGCGTTGGTTGGCCATCCTTTTTGGTCGTTATGATTGGCTCAGTCTGGCCTGCACAGGAGGTGTTCACACTCGTGATGATGCACTTAAAGCAATCATGGCTGGAGCCGATTGTATTCAACTCGTTTCTGTCCTCCTGCAACATGGAGTTGAGCGCATTCGACCGCTCCTTGAAGGCATCACGGATTGGATGGAAGAAAACGAGTATGAGTCACTCGAACAAATGAAAGGCAGCATGAGCTACCACAACAGTCCAAATCCGGAAGCCATAGAACGCGCCAATTATCTGCAAATTCTAAAAAGCTGGGAACCCAACGGTAAAGTCGTCATAGATACGTAA
- a CDS encoding pyruvate carboxylase subunit B codes for MSKSRPVIFNNNVLRDGHQSLAATRMRTEQMLPVCEDLDNCGFGALETWGGATIDSGLRFLGEFPFDRLDALKKACPKTDHMMLLRGQNIVQYAHFPDDVVEAFIKASVKHGMNIFRIFDALNDPRNMEVAIQATKKAGGKAHGTICYTSSPVHTIDKFIELGTRLEAIGADAIVIKDMAGLIPPYRAKFIVEGLKAKVNIPVWIHTHETAGLGAATYLAAIDAGVDAIDLGVAPFANGTGQPDTTRMLAMMENHPRKPDWSDENVERMKRVRAHLEGVYQELSDFTSHKNEVVDSDALLYQVPGGMLSNFRTQLKEQKMEDKFDDVFREIPVVRKALGWIPLVTPTSQIVGMQAFLNVKFGRWKQISPQAADIALGYYGVTPADVDKEVQGLAAKQAGKDPITCRPVEAPGAEHKHMDDLRKELSNKGLPSDDEHCVIYAMFAPQLEKYYADKNKPSEAPAPKPVAVSTPAPVAASTTSQPATASSPGKVTRLGVSINGKRHEVTVEEVS; via the coding sequence ATGAGCAAGAGTAGACCCGTTATCTTCAACAACAACGTTCTGCGTGACGGTCATCAAAGTCTCGCTGCCACCCGTATGCGCACTGAGCAAATGCTGCCGGTTTGCGAAGACCTTGATAATTGTGGTTTTGGGGCGTTGGAAACCTGGGGTGGGGCAACGATTGACTCGGGATTACGCTTCCTGGGTGAGTTTCCTTTTGACAGACTCGATGCTCTGAAAAAAGCATGTCCGAAGACGGACCACATGATGCTTCTGCGTGGGCAGAACATTGTGCAATACGCACACTTTCCGGATGATGTCGTTGAGGCTTTCATCAAGGCTTCGGTCAAGCACGGGATGAATATTTTCAGGATTTTTGATGCGCTCAATGATCCGCGCAATATGGAGGTTGCGATTCAGGCAACAAAGAAAGCCGGCGGCAAGGCGCATGGCACAATTTGCTACACTTCAAGTCCGGTTCATACGATTGATAAGTTCATCGAGCTCGGCACACGCCTCGAAGCGATCGGAGCCGATGCCATTGTGATTAAAGACATGGCTGGTCTCATTCCACCTTACCGTGCGAAATTTATTGTCGAAGGTTTGAAAGCGAAGGTGAATATCCCGGTTTGGATTCACACCCATGAGACGGCCGGATTAGGGGCAGCCACTTACCTTGCTGCAATTGATGCAGGTGTTGATGCGATTGACCTTGGTGTGGCTCCCTTCGCCAACGGTACTGGCCAGCCCGACACCACCCGGATGCTTGCCATGATGGAAAACCATCCGCGCAAACCCGACTGGTCCGATGAGAATGTTGAACGGATGAAACGTGTCCGTGCCCATCTCGAAGGCGTTTATCAAGAACTCTCCGATTTCACCAGTCATAAGAACGAGGTAGTTGATTCTGACGCCCTGCTTTACCAGGTCCCTGGCGGTATGCTCTCCAACTTCCGCACTCAGCTCAAAGAACAGAAAATGGAAGATAAGTTCGATGATGTCTTCCGTGAGATCCCGGTTGTCCGTAAGGCACTCGGTTGGATTCCGCTGGTTACTCCGACTTCACAAATCGTTGGGATGCAAGCCTTCCTCAACGTCAAGTTTGGTCGCTGGAAACAGATTTCTCCGCAAGCTGCGGATATTGCTTTGGGCTATTACGGTGTGACTCCAGCTGATGTTGATAAGGAGGTTCAAGGTTTGGCGGCGAAACAAGCTGGCAAAGACCCGATTACCTGTCGCCCGGTTGAAGCTCCCGGGGCTGAACACAAGCACATGGACGACCTTCGCAAGGAACTTTCCAATAAAGGCCTTCCCAGCGATGACGAGCATTGCGTTATCTATGCCATGTTCGCCCCGCAGCTTGAGAAATATTATGCGGACAAGAATAAACCTTCCGAAGCCCCGGCACCGAAACCAGTAGCGGTTTCCACACCAGCGCCCGTAGCAGCTTCTACTACGTCACAACCTGCCACTGCTTCCAGTCCTGGTAAAGTTACCCGTCTCGGTGTGTCGATCAATGGCAAGCGCCATGAAGTAACGGTCGAAGAGGTGAGCTGA
- a CDS encoding N-acetylmuramoyl-L-alanine amidase translates to MVCRAEPLEIIQSPMPEPTPEINWYRVPEEPRVIDTVVIHYTSALGWFNEDFQEQFGEQVAPVAEKVGLTPENLNEHKFDFQLNKAIFVAYGVSAHYIIDRDGTIYQLVPDEWVAWHAGVSKMPSPDDREMVNTFSIGIELLATHPDDDPSVKADPENAFTEAQYASLEQLMEKLTTEYPITAVVGHDEIAPDRKKDPGPLFDWSRVRHDDLTPH, encoded by the coding sequence ATGGTTTGCCGGGCCGAGCCGCTTGAGATCATACAGAGTCCGATGCCGGAGCCGACTCCGGAGATAAACTGGTATCGCGTTCCGGAGGAGCCGCGTGTGATTGACACGGTAGTGATCCATTACACCAGTGCGTTAGGGTGGTTTAACGAGGATTTTCAAGAACAGTTTGGTGAGCAAGTTGCACCTGTTGCTGAAAAGGTTGGTTTGACTCCGGAAAATCTGAACGAGCACAAATTCGATTTTCAGTTAAACAAAGCGATCTTCGTAGCTTATGGAGTTTCGGCACATTACATTATCGATCGCGATGGAACGATTTACCAATTGGTTCCAGATGAATGGGTGGCGTGGCATGCCGGTGTCAGTAAAATGCCATCCCCGGATGACCGCGAAATGGTCAACACGTTCTCCATTGGGATCGAGTTGCTGGCGACACATCCGGATGATGATCCGAGTGTGAAAGCGGATCCGGAAAACGCTTTTACTGAAGCACAATACGCAAGCCTGGAGCAACTGATGGAAAAGCTTACGACCGAATACCCCATCACTGCTGTAGTCGGCCATGATGAGATTGCTCCTGATCGCAAGAAAGATCCCGGGCCGTTGTTTGACTGGTCGCGTGTTCGCCATGATGACCTGACGCCCCATTGA
- a CDS encoding ion transporter: protein MSEKDMIQLMSRKDIAPWRLALAGWVESKAVQGTVVGVIIFNAIILGLETDAALMNSYGGLLIFLDKACLVFFILEITLKLIAYRMLFWRNGWNWFDFFVVGVALVPGAGPWAVLRSLRVLRVLRLLTVVPSLRKVVAAFLHAIPGLTGVMAVMAVFFFTAAVLATNLFGATHPQWFGSLGASLFSLFQIMTLESWSMGIVRPVMETYPWAWAFFVPFIIIATFTILNLFIGIIVSTMQELNDLPDPDLPQADLAHLLQRMEGDIKTLRKTVESMEAREDK from the coding sequence ATGAGTGAAAAAGATATGATTCAATTAATGAGCCGGAAGGATATTGCCCCATGGCGCCTGGCGTTGGCCGGATGGGTGGAATCAAAAGCGGTTCAGGGAACAGTCGTCGGAGTCATCATTTTCAATGCAATCATCCTGGGCTTGGAGACTGATGCCGCTCTCATGAACAGTTATGGCGGCCTCCTTATATTCCTTGATAAGGCATGCCTGGTTTTCTTCATCCTGGAAATTACCCTCAAGCTGATCGCCTACCGGATGTTGTTTTGGCGCAATGGTTGGAATTGGTTTGATTTCTTCGTTGTTGGAGTCGCTCTTGTTCCCGGAGCAGGACCTTGGGCTGTCCTGAGATCTCTGCGTGTGCTTCGGGTATTGCGACTCCTGACTGTGGTGCCTTCGTTGCGCAAGGTTGTTGCTGCCTTTTTGCATGCCATTCCGGGGCTGACCGGAGTGATGGCCGTGATGGCTGTATTCTTTTTTACTGCTGCAGTCCTGGCTACAAACCTTTTCGGCGCCACGCACCCGCAGTGGTTCGGTTCGCTTGGAGCGAGCTTATTCTCTCTTTTTCAGATTATGACTTTGGAGAGTTGGTCGATGGGAATTGTGCGTCCAGTGATGGAAACGTATCCGTGGGCTTGGGCCTTTTTTGTCCCATTTATTATCATCGCAACATTTACTATCCTGAATCTGTTCATCGGTATCATTGTTTCAACAATGCAGGAGCTAAACGATTTGCCTGATCCGGATTTGCCTCAAGCTGATCTGGCTCATCTGCTTCAAAGGATGGAAGGGGATATCAAAACCCTACGCAAAACTGTGGAGAGTATGGAAGCCCGGGAGGATAAGTAG
- a CDS encoding ankyrin repeat domain-containing protein, translating into MTIIGKTSAVVVIILVLVALLRNSDHNRNSENHSDDFSSEAEENMPLMMAINNGDADGIKKQLRDSPELKEEFYGDSKIWGNLGSTLDYAIITGNPDSVQAILDSGVDVNQHDSEDRTPLHQAASLGAANVVSILIRNGAKVNAIDSLGFSPLFDAAQSGSIETARVLLEAGADSSLSTPDGQTAESIALRHNNAQIASLIEQSKESEHKHKPHSE; encoded by the coding sequence ATGACCATTATCGGGAAAACAAGTGCAGTCGTGGTGATTATACTCGTCCTTGTCGCTCTGCTAAGGAATAGCGATCATAATCGGAACAGTGAAAATCACTCTGATGATTTTTCATCAGAAGCTGAAGAGAATATGCCGTTAATGATGGCAATCAATAACGGCGATGCAGATGGAATTAAGAAGCAACTGCGAGATTCGCCTGAGCTCAAAGAAGAATTCTACGGAGACAGCAAGATATGGGGTAATCTTGGCAGCACGCTGGATTATGCAATCATCACAGGCAACCCTGATTCCGTCCAAGCGATTCTGGATTCCGGGGTGGACGTCAACCAACATGACTCCGAAGACAGAACGCCATTACATCAAGCAGCATCTCTGGGAGCAGCCAACGTCGTTTCCATACTCATCCGAAACGGAGCTAAAGTAAACGCAATCGATTCTCTTGGCTTCTCCCCTCTTTTCGATGCAGCCCAATCCGGCTCAATTGAAACTGCACGTGTCCTGCTTGAAGCAGGTGCAGACAGTTCCCTAAGCACTCCGGACGGTCAAACAGCTGAATCCATTGCCCTCAGGCACAACAATGCGCAAATCGCATCATTAATAGAACAGTCAAAAGAAAGCGAGCACAAGCATAAGCCTCATTCCGAATGA
- a CDS encoding DUF4136 domain-containing protein, whose product MFKALQILALPIILATAFVGCETVKMDTSGSAKGYTTVSFVTEARPGFTPEETQADLMVRQAIADDFASHGIEGMQSGGELIVNYLIIVQDKATTTSLADYYGDSTADIISAAHSKRGSAGYLGRGAVVIDIIDAKTNKVIYRNYAHKTLLPHPTEEARRRNINSAVQQALAKFFR is encoded by the coding sequence ATGTTTAAAGCACTACAGATTCTTGCCTTACCAATTATTTTAGCGACTGCCTTCGTTGGTTGCGAAACTGTCAAAATGGATACGTCGGGTTCCGCCAAAGGCTACACGACTGTGAGTTTTGTCACTGAGGCGCGTCCGGGATTTACTCCGGAGGAAACTCAAGCGGACTTGATGGTTCGACAGGCCATTGCTGACGATTTTGCAAGTCATGGCATCGAAGGGATGCAGAGTGGAGGCGAGCTAATCGTCAACTACCTGATTATTGTTCAGGACAAAGCCACAACAACCAGCCTGGCTGATTATTATGGAGACAGTACGGCTGATATTATTTCTGCCGCGCATAGCAAGCGCGGATCTGCTGGATACCTTGGGCGTGGAGCTGTCGTGATCGACATCATTGACGCCAAAACCAACAAGGTTATTTATCGTAATTACGCCCACAAAACGCTGCTTCCACATCCCACGGAAGAAGCGCGCCGCAGAAACATCAATTCTGCTGTGCAACAAGCTTTGGCCAAATTCTTTCGCTGA
- a CDS encoding alkaline phosphatase, which translates to MLKSLPIAFAFILFSIAVVKAERSYKPSGESVVFIHPDGAGLASWNIYRIAEFGPDGYSEWDLLPGMAVYRGHMKDHISASSHGGATIHAYGVKVQRDSFGQDGKVKIKAASGFDGTLMQEAKAAGLKIGIINSGHMAEPGTAAMLASVDARKMTQEIVAQLVRSGADLILGGGEKLFLPKGVVGAHGEEGIREDGNNLVKEAEASGYTVIYTLEELKTLSIDSKKVLGIFAAKDTYNAKPEEDLKARGLPLYIEDAPTVADMTEAALKWFSGQPTPFFLMVEEEGTDNFANSMNASGMIEATRRADAAIGIARKYVAAIPELSLIVAADSEASGPDIIDFGVYSEDNEAAKTPVPATNSRGAAMDGATGTKTLPFISGPDRFGQRHVFAVTWVDGGDHFGGVLVRADGPIAKDLPANVDNTAIYKLIHDTILDD; encoded by the coding sequence ATGCTCAAATCCCTTCCTATTGCATTCGCGTTCATACTTTTTTCCATTGCTGTCGTTAAAGCCGAACGCAGCTACAAGCCAAGCGGTGAAAGTGTCGTCTTCATTCACCCGGATGGGGCCGGCCTTGCCTCGTGGAATATCTACCGTATTGCCGAGTTTGGTCCGGATGGCTATTCCGAATGGGATCTGCTTCCGGGAATGGCGGTTTACCGCGGCCACATGAAGGATCACATCAGCGCCTCATCTCATGGCGGGGCAACGATCCACGCTTATGGTGTCAAAGTGCAGCGTGATTCTTTTGGGCAAGACGGAAAAGTGAAAATCAAGGCCGCCTCCGGTTTTGATGGAACTTTGATGCAAGAGGCCAAAGCTGCCGGCTTAAAAATTGGTATTATCAACAGTGGTCATATGGCGGAACCGGGGACTGCCGCCATGCTTGCAAGCGTCGATGCACGTAAAATGACGCAGGAGATTGTGGCCCAGCTCGTTCGTAGTGGTGCGGATCTTATACTCGGTGGCGGTGAAAAGCTCTTCCTGCCCAAGGGGGTCGTGGGAGCGCATGGCGAAGAGGGAATTCGTGAAGACGGAAACAATCTTGTCAAGGAAGCTGAAGCTAGTGGCTACACTGTGATTTATACGCTCGAAGAGTTAAAAACATTATCGATTGATTCCAAAAAGGTCCTGGGGATTTTTGCAGCGAAGGATACATACAACGCAAAGCCTGAAGAGGATTTGAAAGCTCGAGGACTTCCATTGTATATTGAAGATGCACCGACAGTGGCAGATATGACAGAGGCGGCGTTGAAGTGGTTTTCTGGCCAGCCGACTCCGTTTTTCCTCATGGTCGAGGAAGAGGGCACGGATAATTTTGCCAACTCAATGAACGCCTCAGGCATGATTGAAGCGACTCGGCGGGCCGATGCAGCCATTGGTATCGCCCGTAAGTACGTTGCGGCAATACCGGAGCTCAGCCTGATTGTGGCAGCTGACAGTGAAGCCTCAGGGCCGGATATAATCGATTTTGGTGTTTATTCAGAAGACAACGAAGCAGCGAAAACACCTGTCCCGGCCACTAATTCAAGAGGGGCAGCCATGGATGGTGCCACCGGAACCAAGACACTGCCCTTTATTTCCGGACCGGATCGTTTCGGGCAGCGGCATGTGTTTGCGGTTACCTGGGTGGATGGTGGTGATCATTTTGGCGGAGTGCTTGTGCGTGCCGACGGCCCCATTGCGAAAGACCTTCCAGCCAACGTCGACAACACTGCCATCTACAAGTTGATTCACGATACGATACTGGATGATTGA
- a CDS encoding histidine phosphatase family protein, producing MFYVTAIKLLLPLVCVLSKCCRFAKTLLIVTHGGVLGQLLRYVPGVPLEMKRAYKFVNCAYNHFSFHPEEASVLDPETLNKDEQKASGR from the coding sequence ATGTTCTACGTGACGGCCATCAAGCTCTTGCTGCCACTCGTATGCGTACTGAGCAAATGCTGCCGGTTTGCGAAGACCTTGCTCATTGTGACCCATGGTGGCGTTTTGGGACAGCTCCTTCGTTATGTTCCTGGTGTTCCTCTCGAAATGAAGCGCGCCTATAAATTCGTCAATTGTGCCTACAATCACTTTTCCTTCCATCCTGAAGAGGCTTCCGTTCTTGATCCGGAAACGTTGAACAAGGACGAACAAAAAGCTTCTGGTCGATGA
- a CDS encoding malate dehydrogenase → MSKPPIRVAVTGAAGQIGYALLFRIASGQMFGPDQPVALNLIEIEPGLKPLQGVVMELDDCAFPLLTEVVQTSDLAEGFKGVNWALLVGSVPRKAGMERADLLGINGKIFVGQGKAINDNAAKDVRILVVGNPCNTNCLIAKEHAPDIPADRWFAMTRLDENRAKTQLAQKAGVPVSEVTNLCVWGNHSPSMYPDFYTAKIGGKSAAEVIGDEAWLKETFLPKVGKRGAEIIGARGASSAASAANAVVDTVVALTTPTAPGSFTSVCVLSNGEYGVPEGIITSLPIRTDGNKWEVVKGIQLNEFSKEKIAASNAELTEEKKVAFEALQG, encoded by the coding sequence ATGAGCAAACCTCCTATTCGTGTCGCCGTTACTGGCGCAGCCGGTCAAATCGGCTATGCGCTCCTATTTCGCATCGCTTCAGGGCAGATGTTCGGTCCGGATCAGCCTGTCGCGCTGAATTTGATCGAGATCGAGCCCGGCCTCAAGCCACTGCAAGGTGTCGTCATGGAGCTCGACGACTGTGCGTTTCCGCTATTGACGGAAGTCGTGCAGACATCCGACCTCGCTGAAGGCTTTAAGGGCGTCAACTGGGCGTTGCTTGTTGGCAGTGTTCCTCGCAAAGCAGGTATGGAACGCGCCGATCTGCTTGGTATCAACGGCAAGATTTTCGTTGGTCAGGGCAAGGCGATCAATGACAATGCAGCCAAGGATGTCCGCATCCTTGTGGTTGGGAATCCTTGTAACACGAATTGCCTTATCGCCAAAGAGCACGCGCCGGATATCCCGGCTGATCGCTGGTTTGCCATGACACGCCTCGATGAAAACAGGGCTAAAACTCAGCTTGCTCAAAAAGCTGGTGTGCCTGTCAGCGAAGTAACCAATCTTTGCGTCTGGGGCAATCACTCGCCTTCGATGTATCCCGATTTCTACACTGCAAAAATCGGCGGCAAGAGCGCTGCAGAAGTCATTGGTGACGAAGCCTGGCTTAAGGAAACGTTCCTTCCAAAGGTTGGCAAGCGTGGTGCTGAAATCATCGGTGCGCGTGGGGCTTCTTCGGCTGCATCGGCTGCCAACGCAGTTGTCGACACCGTGGTTGCATTGACTACTCCAACGGCTCCTGGATCATTCACCAGCGTTTGCGTGCTTTCCAATGGCGAATATGGCGTGCCTGAGGGTATTATTACCTCGCTTCCAATCCGCACTGATGGAAACAAGTGGGAAGTGGTTAAGGGCATCCAGCTCAACGAATTCTCCAAGGAGAAGATCGCTGCTTCCAATGCAGAGCTGACTGAAGAGAAGAAGGTCGCCTTCGAAGCACTCCAAGGCTGA
- a CDS encoding histidine phosphatase family protein, with the protein MTLVTIIRHGETEWNRVSRYQGQNDSPLTERGIRQAEAIAERLSHQHFDLMVSSDLGRAIHTADIIAREHPTLKREKDKRLRERDFGMLTALTRAEALEKYPVEEQGYLTGGPHYRIPEGESLHDVYERCGIALSEWATKCGEGHLLIVTHGGVLGQFLRYVLGVPLEMKRAYKFVNCAYNHFSFHPEEASVLDPETLNKDEQKASGRWLLHTWGDETHLAKIGADDDI; encoded by the coding sequence ATGACCCTAGTCACAATCATCCGTCACGGTGAGACCGAGTGGAATCGCGTGAGTCGTTATCAGGGGCAGAATGACAGCCCACTGACCGAGCGTGGTATCCGCCAGGCAGAAGCTATCGCAGAGCGGCTCTCCCATCAGCATTTCGATCTGATGGTCTCCAGTGATCTTGGACGTGCTATCCATACGGCCGACATTATTGCCCGGGAGCATCCGACACTGAAACGCGAGAAGGACAAGCGCCTACGGGAGCGTGACTTCGGCATGCTGACTGCGCTGACTCGGGCTGAGGCGTTGGAGAAGTATCCTGTGGAGGAGCAGGGCTATTTGACTGGTGGTCCGCATTATCGGATTCCTGAAGGCGAAAGTTTGCATGACGTTTACGAGCGGTGCGGCATTGCTCTCTCTGAATGGGCAACGAAGTGCGGCGAAGGCCATTTGCTCATCGTGACCCATGGTGGAGTTCTGGGGCAGTTCCTGCGTTATGTTCTTGGTGTTCCTCTGGAAATGAAGCGCGCTTATAAATTCGTTAATTGCGCCTACAATCACTTTTCCTTCCATCCTGAAGAGGCCTCCGTTCTTGATCCGGAAACACTGAACAAGGATGAGCAAAAGGCTTCCGGTCGATGGCTCCTCCATACCTGGGGAGACGAAACGCATCTGGCCAAAATCGGTGCCGACGACGATATTTGA